A single region of the Rhodoligotrophos defluvii genome encodes:
- a CDS encoding Y-family DNA polymerase has protein sequence MSDSFSRNRRYLALWLPFLPTDRLHREARLRRSSGAGPAEDRGIGARSGRRPLVVLTRAKNALRIAHADQAALGLGLHPGLTLADARARVADVATVDEDPAADQAALERIADWCIRYTPLVGLDGTDGVMLDITGCAHLFGGEAVLRDDVARRLQAMGFTSFSAIAGTPDAARALARFARGGILAPGREATALRPLPVAALGIAPDLVLALSRAGLKTIADLEDRPRNPLVARFGKDVAERLARVLGEMDHPISPRRPVPAFMAERRFAEPVVRAEDISATLNGLAEELGALLERDGAGGRGFEASFFRADGDVRHIAVSAGRPLRDAGAITRLFAERLASLADPIDAGFGFDVIRLAACATEQADAAQIGFDGRTREDEAVAALIDRLSARFGESHVLRFVPQDSHIPERRVRLLPAIAPAEAALAGAALAERSGAREPQLPLRLFDPPEPVETMAEVPDGPPKQFRWRRILHEVVAAEGPARIAPEWWRREGDTDEEGKSLTRDYFRIEDQEGHRFWLYREGLYERETGRPRWYLHGIFA, from the coding sequence GTGAGCGACTCATTTTCCAGGAACCGGCGCTATCTCGCGCTGTGGCTGCCCTTCCTGCCGACCGACCGGCTGCACCGGGAGGCCCGGTTGCGCCGCTCGTCTGGCGCCGGGCCGGCTGAGGACCGGGGCATTGGCGCCAGGAGCGGCAGGCGCCCGCTGGTGGTGCTGACACGAGCCAAGAATGCGCTGCGCATTGCCCATGCGGATCAGGCGGCCCTGGGCTTGGGGCTTCATCCGGGCCTGACCCTGGCGGATGCGCGCGCCCGGGTGGCCGATGTCGCCACGGTGGACGAGGACCCGGCGGCGGATCAGGCCGCGCTGGAGCGGATTGCCGACTGGTGCATCCGCTATACGCCGCTGGTGGGGCTGGATGGGACGGACGGGGTGATGCTCGACATCACCGGCTGCGCGCATCTCTTCGGCGGCGAGGCGGTGCTGCGGGATGATGTGGCCAGGCGTCTGCAGGCCATGGGCTTCACGAGCTTCAGCGCCATTGCCGGAACGCCCGATGCGGCCCGGGCGCTGGCCCGTTTCGCCAGAGGCGGCATTCTGGCGCCGGGCCGCGAGGCGACGGCCTTGCGGCCTCTGCCGGTGGCGGCGCTGGGCATTGCGCCGGACCTGGTGCTGGCTCTGAGCCGGGCGGGGCTCAAGACCATTGCCGATCTTGAGGATAGGCCGCGCAATCCGTTGGTGGCCCGGTTCGGCAAGGATGTGGCGGAGCGGCTTGCCCGCGTGCTCGGCGAGATGGACCACCCGATCTCGCCGCGCCGGCCGGTGCCCGCCTTCATGGCCGAGCGCCGCTTTGCCGAACCGGTGGTGCGTGCCGAGGACATCTCGGCCACCCTGAACGGGCTTGCGGAGGAACTCGGCGCCTTGCTGGAACGGGACGGGGCAGGTGGCCGCGGTTTCGAGGCCAGCTTCTTCCGGGCGGACGGGGATGTGCGCCATATCGCCGTCTCGGCCGGGCGCCCGCTGCGCGATGCCGGGGCGATCACCCGGCTGTTCGCGGAGCGGCTTGCCTCTCTGGCGGACCCGATCGATGCGGGCTTCGGCTTCGATGTGATCCGCCTGGCCGCCTGCGCCACGGAACAGGCCGATGCGGCGCAGATCGGCTTTGACGGCCGCACGCGGGAGGACGAGGCGGTGGCCGCGCTGATCGACCGCCTGTCCGCCCGGTTCGGCGAGAGCCATGTGCTGCGCTTCGTGCCGCAGGACAGCCATATCCCCGAACGCCGGGTGAGGCTGCTGCCGGCCATCGCGCCGGCGGAGGCTGCCCTGGCCGGAGCGGCCCTGGCCGAGAGGTCTGGCGCCCGCGAGCCCCAGCTGCCTTTGCGCCTGTTCGACCCGCCCGAGCCGGTGGAGACCATGGCCGAGGTGCCGGACGGGCCGCCCAAGCAGTTCCGCTGGCGGCGCATCCTGCACGAGGTGGTGGCAGCGGAAGGGCCGGCCCGGATCGCGCCCGAATGGTGGCGGCGCGAGGGCGACACCGATGAGGAGGGCAAAAGCTTGACCCGCGATTATTTTCGCATCGAGGACCAGGAGGGCCATCGCTTCTGGCTTTATCGCGAGGGCCTCTATGAACGGGAGACCGGCCGGCCCCGCTGGTATCTGCACGGGATTTTCGCATGA
- a CDS encoding ImuA family protein → MLGAAPSPREARLWGDQRRGALAGRRKPKHGFGALIASMRKHAARSAIGTAAPGLDAQDEAGKVSFGMPHIDEAIGGGLPRGALHEVFGARAADGVAAAAFGLGLACRASGADRPILWVRQDMVAREYGELYGPGLQEFGLSPEKMVLVRLRDGLQALRAGHEALRCSALGAVVIELWGNPKALDLRATQKLARAAARSRVSVFLIRIMGQAQPSAALSRWSVAALRSGPPELSLKDVIGKEAPMGAPASALFGPGLPAFRLDLLRHRAGFPPRCWHVEWNCERLIFQEPALSRAVAALPADRPAAPGGPVAPLVWRRAG, encoded by the coding sequence GTGCTGGGTGCCGCCCCCTCGCCGCGCGAGGCCAGGCTGTGGGGAGATCAGCGCCGTGGTGCTTTGGCCGGCCGGAGGAAGCCCAAGCATGGCTTTGGCGCGCTGATCGCTTCCATGCGGAAGCATGCGGCAAGGTCTGCTATCGGCACGGCCGCTCCCGGACTGGATGCGCAGGATGAGGCGGGCAAGGTATCCTTCGGGATGCCTCATATCGATGAGGCGATCGGCGGCGGGCTGCCGCGGGGCGCGTTGCACGAGGTGTTTGGGGCCCGCGCGGCCGATGGGGTTGCGGCCGCTGCCTTCGGCCTGGGCCTTGCCTGCCGGGCAAGCGGGGCCGACCGGCCTATTCTATGGGTGCGCCAGGACATGGTGGCCCGCGAATATGGCGAGCTCTATGGGCCCGGGCTCCAGGAATTCGGCCTTTCGCCGGAGAAGATGGTCCTGGTGCGGCTGCGCGATGGGCTCCAGGCCTTGCGGGCCGGGCATGAGGCGCTGCGGTGCTCGGCTTTGGGGGCCGTGGTGATCGAGCTGTGGGGGAACCCCAAGGCGCTCGATCTGCGGGCAACGCAGAAGCTCGCCCGCGCGGCGGCACGCTCGCGGGTGAGCGTGTTCCTGATCCGCATCATGGGGCAAGCCCAGCCCAGCGCCGCCTTGAGCCGCTGGTCCGTTGCGGCCCTGCGCTCTGGCCCGCCGGAGCTCAGCCTAAAGGATGTGATCGGAAAGGAAGCGCCGATGGGCGCGCCGGCATCGGCCCTGTTCGGGCCGGGCTTGCCGGCCTTCCGGCTGGACCTGTTGCGGCACCGGGCCGGCTTTCCGCCACGATGCTGGCATGTGGAGTGGAACTGTGAGCGACTCATTTTCCAGGAACCGGCGCTATCTCGCGCTGTGGCTGCCCTTCCTGCCGACCGACCGGCTGCACCGGGAGGCCCGGTTGCGCCGCTCGTCTGGCGCCGGGCCGGCTGA
- a CDS encoding AAA family ATPase, translating to MQLTSIAVEGVGRFGGRARIDGLGPGVNVLMAANEAGKSTLFRAIRACLFERHSTKNEFVKALASDGLALPVTVTLGFEHEGAVYSLRKSFLKSPAASLRRGDRELARGAQADELVWELLGIARGQGRSMDDAAFGLLWVGQGQSFRLPQPSDGASSVLNAAIQSELGDIVGGERARVVLNGLKAELGRLVTDKGKPKANGPLASAEDRLTLIDDDLAEAERRLAILDQQFGQLAARQRERARWADPAETARQLAALDEARKAHQAAESMAAILAQYEADERQARAVCERERQKLTSLLERADRIDGDRERLRQLEQALKPLDKREKAARLALTEARSALAAVTAEGERLEDEERQLQRIVSVAERAASRDLLQQRQRQLADLARRQQENAAALRANPASTAVIARLDEIERDLEMISARLMAAAPQVSIMPGPAGAGLIQLDGAAVDGALHRSALEPMTIKVGGDGGEIATITIMPAMASLAADRKKQQALQADLAALLAELDFADADALRADRARRQELEVEARSLQAEAKGLGLGQETAAAAAERVGREIEDIEASLARTLSELGLVALSSPEDLERRQAAVQQGRDEIRRKRASLDGMLAAQNEILAGIADQRGRLQGTEAEIRNRFAADLAVLPDEERDQRLGELQEACHRADEAHRLKVAALEAQRRSAPSPEECERLRIRVTRLEEALENRKAQIAQLDREIAHLEGQIQSAGGDGIGEKVETLRAQRDLEMREVERQWARAASLQLLRDTIEDCYKAQRDRLHAPLQRHLRPLVNDVFPAAELALGDGFAVAGLKRAGPEAEGFDRLSAGTQEQIAVLVRLAMGAMLAERGHEVPIVLDDALVYSDDDRIERMFDALNRAGRRQQVIVLTCRMRTFSRLGGNTLSIVQGLD from the coding sequence ATGCAGCTGACCAGCATCGCCGTCGAGGGGGTGGGCCGGTTCGGCGGCCGCGCCCGCATCGACGGGTTGGGGCCCGGCGTGAACGTGCTGATGGCGGCGAACGAGGCGGGCAAGTCGACCTTGTTCCGGGCGATCCGCGCCTGCCTGTTCGAGCGGCACAGCACCAAGAACGAGTTCGTCAAGGCGCTGGCCAGCGACGGCTTGGCGCTGCCGGTGACGGTGACGCTGGGCTTCGAACATGAGGGCGCGGTCTATAGCTTGCGCAAATCGTTCCTGAAGAGCCCGGCGGCGAGCCTGCGCCGGGGCGACCGGGAGCTGGCGCGCGGCGCGCAGGCGGACGAGCTGGTGTGGGAACTGCTCGGCATTGCGCGCGGGCAGGGGCGGTCTATGGATGATGCCGCTTTCGGCCTGTTGTGGGTCGGTCAGGGGCAGTCGTTCCGGTTGCCGCAGCCTTCCGATGGCGCAAGCTCGGTTCTGAATGCGGCCATCCAATCGGAACTCGGCGATATTGTCGGTGGCGAACGGGCACGTGTGGTGCTCAATGGCTTGAAGGCCGAGCTCGGCCGGCTGGTGACCGACAAGGGCAAGCCGAAGGCCAACGGGCCCTTGGCCTCGGCGGAGGACCGGCTGACGCTGATCGACGACGACCTTGCGGAGGCGGAACGGCGGCTGGCCATTCTGGACCAGCAGTTCGGGCAGCTTGCGGCCAGGCAACGCGAGCGGGCGCGCTGGGCCGATCCGGCAGAGACCGCGCGGCAACTGGCCGCGCTCGATGAGGCCCGCAAGGCGCATCAGGCGGCGGAGAGCATGGCGGCTATTCTCGCGCAATATGAGGCGGATGAGCGGCAGGCGCGCGCCGTGTGCGAGCGGGAGCGGCAGAAGCTGACCTCGCTTTTGGAGCGGGCGGACCGGATCGACGGAGATCGCGAGCGGCTGCGCCAGCTCGAGCAGGCGCTCAAGCCGCTGGACAAGCGCGAGAAGGCGGCGCGGCTGGCTCTCACGGAGGCGCGGTCGGCGCTCGCGGCTGTGACTGCCGAGGGCGAGCGGCTGGAGGATGAGGAGCGCCAGCTGCAGCGTATCGTTTCGGTGGCCGAGCGGGCCGCTTCTCGCGATTTGCTGCAGCAGCGCCAGCGGCAGCTTGCCGATCTTGCCCGGCGCCAGCAGGAGAATGCGGCCGCTTTGCGCGCCAACCCGGCCAGCACGGCGGTGATTGCCAGGTTGGATGAGATCGAGCGCGATCTCGAGATGATCTCGGCCCGGCTCATGGCCGCAGCGCCCCAGGTGTCGATCATGCCGGGGCCGGCGGGGGCTGGTCTCATCCAACTCGATGGCGCCGCTGTGGACGGCGCCTTGCACCGTTCGGCGCTGGAGCCGATGACCATCAAGGTGGGGGGCGATGGTGGCGAGATCGCGACCATCACGATAATGCCGGCCATGGCGAGCCTCGCGGCCGACCGCAAGAAGCAGCAAGCGCTGCAGGCCGATTTGGCGGCCCTATTGGCCGAGCTCGATTTCGCGGATGCGGATGCATTGCGCGCGGACCGGGCCCGCCGGCAGGAGCTGGAGGTGGAGGCGCGCAGCCTGCAGGCGGAGGCAAAGGGGCTGGGCCTCGGCCAGGAAACGGCAGCGGCCGCCGCCGAGCGGGTCGGCCGCGAGATCGAGGACATCGAGGCGAGCCTTGCTCGGACCTTGTCGGAGCTTGGTTTGGTCGCCCTGTCATCGCCCGAGGATCTGGAGCGGCGGCAGGCTGCCGTCCAGCAGGGGCGGGACGAGATCCGGCGCAAACGGGCAAGCCTGGACGGGATGCTGGCGGCGCAGAACGAGATCCTGGCCGGCATTGCCGACCAGCGCGGGCGATTGCAGGGCACCGAAGCGGAAATCCGCAACAGGTTCGCCGCCGATCTGGCGGTGCTTCCCGATGAAGAGCGCGACCAGCGGCTTGGCGAATTGCAGGAGGCCTGCCACCGGGCGGACGAGGCGCACCGCCTCAAGGTGGCGGCCCTGGAAGCGCAGCGGCGCTCGGCGCCTTCGCCGGAGGAATGCGAGCGGCTGCGGATCCGGGTGACGCGGCTGGAAGAGGCGCTCGAAAACCGCAAGGCGCAGATTGCGCAGCTCGACCGGGAGATCGCCCATCTGGAAGGGCAGATCCAGAGCGCGGGCGGCGACGGCATCGGCGAGAAGGTGGAAACATTAAGGGCGCAGCGGGATCTGGAGATGCGCGAGGTGGAGCGGCAATGGGCGCGGGCGGCCAGCCTGCAGCTGCTGCGCGATACGATCGAGGATTGCTACAAGGCGCAGCGCGACCGGCTGCATGCGCCGCTGCAGCGGCATTTGCGGCCGCTGGTGAACGATGTGTTCCCCGCAGCGGAGCTCGCCCTAGGCGACGGCTTTGCGGTGGCCGGGCTCAAGCGGGCCGGCCCGGAGGCGGAGGGGTTCGACCGCCTTTCCGCCGGCACCCAGGAGCAGATCGCGGTGCTGGTGCGGCTGGCCATGGGCGCCATGTTGGCCGAGCGGGGGCATGAGGTGCCGATCGTGCTCGACGACGCGCTGGTCTATTCCGACGACGACCGCATCGAGCGCATGTTCGATGCCCTGAACCGGGCGGGCCGCAGACAGCAGGTCATCGTGCTGACATGCCGCATGCGGACTTTTTCGCGGCTCGGCGGCAATACCCTGTCGATAGTTCAGGGACTGGATTGA
- a CDS encoding metallophosphoesterase family protein, protein MRIIHTADWQIGKPFKQFGAREAVLQDARLVAIETIGALARREGAAHVLVAGDVYDSEAPALRTLLAPLERMRQFPEVHWHLMPGNHDPHRPKGVWDRVRESGVPDNVHLHLAPEPAALGSDAVLLPSPLTRKSEASDLTEWMDRAATPEGLARIGLAHGSVTGFGSEGEASNPIDPRRLSRAGLSYLALGDWHRTLQIGPSIWYAGTPEPDRAGSQEIGQVLVIDIRGPAAPPLITPHRVGRYRWLTMAEHLDGEDAVEDLEQRLRGLPELSATVVRLVLSGALSLTARADLDRRLTTLAAAAFALDVDLSALAARPTLADLEAIDFGGVLRDAADRLRQMAEDPALSAAERRRAEEALVQLFTMVAGQPAQAAALRRLREIA, encoded by the coding sequence ATGCGCATCATCCACACCGCAGACTGGCAGATCGGCAAGCCCTTCAAGCAGTTCGGCGCGCGCGAGGCGGTGCTGCAGGATGCCCGGCTGGTGGCGATCGAGACGATCGGCGCGTTGGCCCGGCGCGAAGGCGCGGCCCATGTGCTGGTGGCGGGCGACGTCTATGACAGCGAAGCGCCTGCCTTGCGCACCCTGCTCGCGCCTTTGGAGCGGATGCGGCAATTCCCGGAGGTGCACTGGCACCTGATGCCGGGTAACCATGATCCGCACCGGCCCAAGGGCGTGTGGGATCGGGTGCGCGAGAGCGGCGTGCCGGACAATGTGCACCTGCACCTGGCGCCCGAGCCGGCCGCGCTGGGCAGCGACGCGGTGCTGCTGCCTTCGCCCCTGACCCGGAAGAGCGAGGCTTCCGACCTGACGGAATGGATGGACCGGGCCGCCACGCCGGAGGGCCTGGCCCGCATCGGCCTGGCGCACGGCTCGGTGACCGGCTTCGGGAGCGAAGGCGAGGCCTCCAACCCCATCGATCCCAGGCGGCTGTCGCGCGCCGGCCTCTCCTACTTGGCGCTTGGCGACTGGCACCGCACCCTCCAGATCGGCCCATCCATCTGGTATGCGGGGACGCCCGAACCGGACCGCGCCGGCAGCCAGGAGATCGGCCAGGTGCTGGTGATCGATATCCGCGGGCCGGCGGCGCCGCCGCTGATCACGCCTCACCGGGTCGGCCGCTATCGCTGGCTGACCATGGCGGAGCATCTCGACGGGGAGGATGCGGTCGAGGACCTGGAACAGCGGCTGCGCGGGTTGCCGGAGCTGTCCGCAACGGTCGTCCGGCTGGTGCTGAGCGGTGCCTTGTCGCTCACGGCGCGGGCGGATCTCGACCGGCGGCTGACCACGCTTGCGGCCGCAGCCTTCGCACTCGATGTGGATCTGTCCGCGCTTGCGGCGCGGCCGACGCTCGCGGACCTGGAGGCGATCGATTTCGGCGGCGTGTTGCGGGATGCGGCTGACCGGCTGCGGCAGATGGCGGAGGATCCTGCGCTGAGTGCCGCGGAGCGGCGGCGGGCGGAGGAGGCGCTGGTGCAGCTGTTCACCATGGTTGCCGGGCAGCCAGCCCAGGCGGCCGCGCTGCGGCGCCTGCGGGAGATCGCCTGA
- a CDS encoding class I adenylate-forming enzyme family protein encodes MMLMPQKSLAIRREVHYGTRLVRCFADRPAHIDALFRETVARFPETTALVLGDERIDYRSLDETVERVAANLAAHGLGKGDRIALLLGNAFPFVFMVLAAARIGAIIVPMNIRQRRPEIAFMLNQCTAAALVYDAEHAANLPAGEEVPALRHVFVVGAGPGTPFSALLAAGSAPAVDIGEEDVFSILYTSGTTGRPKGAMLTHFSTVHSVIHYREVCALRPGDVSIMAVPASHVTGLVANILTMVLVGGTTVIMPAFKARAFLELAERERLSFTILVPAMYNLCLLDPDFAKFDLSAWRVAGFGGAPMPRATIERLAATCPNMALVNCYGSTETSSPSTILPPGHIKDHPTSVGKPVHCADIVVVDEQGREVAPGESGELLIGGPMVVPGYWDNPDATAAGFVNGFWRSGDVGAVDEQGYVYVFDRKKDMINRGGFKVYCIEVESVLSHHPSVVESAVVGAPCPVLGERVHAFIYAGDRPKDEAGIKAFCAERLSDYKVPDYITFLDEPLPRNANGKVLKTALRSA; translated from the coding sequence ATGATGCTGATGCCTCAGAAGTCCTTGGCCATCCGCCGGGAAGTGCATTACGGCACGCGGCTGGTGCGCTGCTTTGCCGACCGGCCGGCGCATATCGATGCGCTGTTCCGGGAAACCGTGGCCCGGTTTCCGGAGACAACCGCGCTGGTGCTGGGGGACGAGCGGATCGATTACCGCTCCCTGGACGAGACGGTCGAGCGTGTGGCGGCCAATCTGGCAGCGCATGGCCTGGGCAAGGGCGATCGTATCGCCCTGCTCTTGGGCAACGCGTTTCCGTTCGTGTTCATGGTGCTGGCAGCGGCAAGGATCGGCGCGATCATCGTGCCGATGAACATCCGCCAGCGGCGGCCGGAAATCGCGTTCATGCTCAACCAGTGCACGGCCGCGGCCCTGGTCTATGACGCGGAGCACGCGGCCAACCTGCCGGCCGGCGAAGAGGTGCCGGCGCTGCGGCATGTGTTCGTGGTGGGGGCCGGGCCGGGCACGCCGTTCTCCGCCCTGCTTGCGGCGGGCAGCGCGCCGGCCGTGGACATCGGCGAGGAGGACGTGTTCTCGATCCTCTATACCTCCGGCACCACCGGCCGGCCGAAGGGCGCCATGCTCACCCATTTCAGCACGGTGCATTCGGTCATCCACTACAGGGAGGTGTGCGCGCTGCGGCCGGGCGACGTGTCGATCATGGCGGTGCCTGCGTCCCATGTCACAGGGCTGGTGGCCAATATTCTGACCATGGTGCTGGTGGGCGGCACCACGGTGATCATGCCGGCGTTCAAGGCCCGCGCTTTCCTGGAGCTTGCCGAGCGCGAGCGGCTGAGCTTCACCATCCTGGTGCCGGCCATGTACAATCTGTGCCTGCTGGACCCGGATTTCGCGAAGTTCGACCTGTCGGCCTGGCGGGTGGCGGGCTTCGGCGGCGCACCAATGCCGCGTGCCACGATCGAGCGGCTGGCGGCCACCTGCCCAAATATGGCGCTGGTGAACTGCTACGGCTCGACGGAGACCTCCTCGCCGTCGACCATCCTGCCGCCCGGCCATATCAAGGACCATCCCACCTCGGTGGGCAAGCCGGTGCATTGCGCTGACATCGTCGTGGTGGACGAGCAGGGTCGCGAGGTGGCCCCAGGGGAAAGCGGCGAGCTGTTGATCGGCGGGCCAATGGTGGTGCCGGGCTATTGGGACAACCCGGACGCCACGGCGGCGGGGTTCGTCAACGGCTTCTGGCGGTCGGGCGACGTGGGCGCGGTCGACGAGCAGGGTTACGTCTATGTGTTCGACCGCAAGAAGGACATGATCAACCGCGGCGGCTTCAAGGTCTATTGCATCGAGGTGGAGAGCGTGCTCTCGCACCACCCGTCCGTGGTCGAGAGCGCGGTGGTGGGCGCACCGTGCCCGGTGCTGGGTGAGCGGGTGCATGCCTTCATCTATGCCGGCGACCGGCCAAAGGATGAGGCGGGCATCAAAGCGTTCTGCGCCGAACGCCTGTCCGACTACAAGGTGCCCGACTACATCACCTTCCTGGATGAGCCCTTGCCCCGCAATGCCAACGGCAAAGTGCTGAAGACGGCGCTGCGCAGCGCCTGA
- a CDS encoding SDR family NAD(P)-dependent oxidoreductase, whose translation MASEAANRPVALIAGGGTGVGAATALRLARAGYDIAVLFSRSAAESEQVAEDCRQLGAGAITVQADVSQDEDCRRAVAKCVNRFGRLNALVYSAGATQFTTISDLESQNAEDFQRVYGVNVVGAYQMARAAAEPLRASGAGAIVNVSSIAGLNGNGSSLAYVASKGALNVMTLALARILAPHIRVNAVLPGLIDTRWLPSGLGEEAYARVKAGFAESSALQDVCSAEDIAAAAAFLIVEGRKITGQLLPVEAGFLLGRPTLVRK comes from the coding sequence ATGGCCAGTGAGGCGGCGAACAGACCTGTTGCGTTGATTGCCGGCGGCGGCACCGGGGTGGGCGCGGCCACGGCGCTGCGGCTTGCTCGCGCCGGCTATGACATCGCCGTGCTCTTCAGCCGAAGCGCGGCCGAGTCCGAGCAGGTGGCTGAGGACTGCCGGCAGCTCGGGGCTGGGGCCATCACCGTGCAGGCGGATGTGAGCCAGGACGAGGACTGCCGCCGGGCGGTGGCCAAATGCGTCAATCGCTTCGGCCGCCTCAACGCCTTGGTCTATAGCGCGGGGGCCACCCAGTTCACCACCATTTCCGATCTGGAAAGCCAGAATGCGGAGGACTTCCAGCGGGTCTACGGCGTCAACGTGGTGGGCGCCTACCAGATGGCGCGCGCCGCCGCCGAGCCGCTGCGGGCCAGCGGCGCCGGCGCCATCGTGAATGTCTCCTCGATCGCGGGGCTCAACGGCAATGGCAGCTCGCTCGCCTATGTGGCGTCCAAGGGCGCGCTCAATGTGATGACCCTGGCGCTGGCGCGGATCCTGGCGCCGCACATCCGGGTGAATGCGGTGCTGCCGGGGCTGATCGATACGCGCTGGCTGCCCTCAGGCCTTGGCGAGGAGGCCTATGCACGGGTGAAGGCCGGCTTTGCGGAGTCATCGGCATTGCAGGATGTGTGCTCGGCCGAGGATATTGCGGCTGCCGCGGCTTTCCTTATCGTAGAGGGACGCAAGATCACGGGACAGCTGCTGCCGGTGGAAGCCGGCTTCCTGCTGGGCCGCCCGACCCTGGTGCGAAAATGA
- a CDS encoding FadR/GntR family transcriptional regulator — translation MEKLAPIIVPKASDVLANRLRNMILGGQLTTGDPLPTERELVAETGLSRSSVREALRILEIEGLINTRPGRTGGSVVTLPGRASIVRSMELFVRTHGVRLEALLECRIGLEPFLARLAARNRTQSALQEIRDLHKAFIASVDDVPRYKRVNLEWHLAVARASGNEPLTAFMEAIAEPIMDAAGYQQVTTDEIRRKTVRAHERILRAIEAQDEDAAFAAMERHVSAYGKIVREAMRAGTIK, via the coding sequence ATGGAAAAGCTTGCGCCCATAATCGTGCCCAAGGCCTCGGACGTGCTGGCGAACCGCCTGCGCAACATGATCCTGGGCGGTCAGCTTACGACCGGCGACCCGCTGCCGACCGAGCGCGAGCTGGTGGCCGAGACGGGCCTGAGCCGCTCGTCGGTGCGCGAGGCGCTGCGCATCCTGGAGATCGAAGGGCTGATCAATACCAGACCCGGCCGCACCGGCGGATCGGTGGTGACCCTGCCGGGGCGCGCCTCGATCGTGCGCTCTATGGAGCTGTTCGTTCGCACCCATGGGGTGCGGCTGGAGGCGCTGCTCGAATGCCGCATCGGTCTCGAGCCCTTTCTGGCGCGGCTGGCGGCGCGCAACCGTACGCAAAGCGCGCTGCAGGAGATCCGCGATCTGCACAAGGCGTTCATTGCGTCAGTGGATGACGTGCCGCGGTATAAGCGCGTGAACCTCGAGTGGCACCTGGCGGTGGCGCGGGCCAGCGGCAACGAGCCGCTGACCGCCTTCATGGAGGCGATCGCCGAGCCGATCATGGATGCGGCCGGCTATCAGCAGGTGACGACCGACGAGATCCGCCGCAAGACCGTGCGGGCCCATGAGCGGATCCTGCGGGCGATCGAAGCTCAAGACGAGGATGCCGCGTTCGCGGCAATGGAGCGGCATGTGAGCGCCTATGGCAAGATCGTGCGGGAGGCCATGCGGGCCGGTACGATCAAGTAG
- a CDS encoding ABC transporter ATP-binding protein, producing MSAALEVVGLHAGYGQAMVLNGITFNVDEGEVVAVVGANGAGKSTLLNTLAGVIRPNAGSIVFDGEDVTALAAHELPERGLVLVPEGGRLFPFMSVADNLELGGYALKDRKSIARRVDEVMELFPVLRERRDQLAGHLSGGERQMCAIARSVMSRPKLLMLDEPSVGLSPKMVAQVFALVQSLAASEGLTVVLVEQNVAEALEVSSRAYVLDHGRITRAGSSVDLRGDAAIQAAYMGL from the coding sequence ATGAGCGCGGCACTGGAGGTTGTGGGCCTTCATGCCGGCTATGGCCAGGCCATGGTGCTCAACGGCATAACCTTCAACGTGGACGAGGGTGAGGTCGTGGCGGTGGTCGGCGCCAATGGCGCGGGCAAGAGCACGCTGCTCAACACCCTTGCCGGGGTGATCCGGCCGAATGCGGGAAGCATCGTGTTCGACGGCGAGGACGTGACGGCCCTTGCCGCGCATGAGCTGCCGGAGCGGGGCCTGGTGCTGGTGCCGGAAGGCGGCCGGCTATTCCCGTTCATGTCGGTTGCCGACAATCTGGAGCTCGGCGGCTATGCGCTGAAGGACAGGAAGAGCATCGCCCGGCGGGTGGACGAGGTGATGGAGCTGTTTCCCGTGCTGCGCGAGCGGCGGGACCAGCTGGCCGGCCATCTCTCGGGCGGCGAACGGCAGATGTGCGCCATCGCCCGCTCGGTGATGAGCCGGCCCAAGCTGCTGATGCTGGATGAGCCCTCCGTCGGCCTGTCGCCCAAGATGGTTGCACAAGTGTTCGCGCTGGTGCAGTCCCTTGCGGCGAGCGAAGGCCTGACCGTGGTGCTGGTGGAGCAGAACGTGGCGGAGGCGCTGGAGGTGTCTAGCCGCGCCTATGTGCTGGACCATGGCCGGATCACCCGGGCGGGCAGCTCGGTCGACTTGCGTGGCGATGCCGCCATTCAGGCCGCGTATATGGGTTTGTGA